TGACCGAGGAAGCGTTCCAGGACTATTACCCCGACAACGTGGCCCATTGCTACGGCTGCGGGCGCCTGAACGGGCACGGGCACCGGATCCGGACCCGCTGGGAGGGTGACGAGACCGTCACCCGCTTCCGGCCGGAGCCGTATCACACGGCGATCCCCGGCTACGTGTACGGCGGGTTGATCGCGTCGCTGATCGATTGCCATTGCACGGGCACCGCCGCGGCGGCGATGTACCGGGCGGAAGGGCGCGGGATGGGCACCGAGCCGTCCTTTCGCTTCGTGACGGGATCGCTTCGCGTGGATTACCTGAAGCCGACGCCGCTATCCGCCGAGCTGGAGATCCGGGGGAGGGTGAAGGAGATCCGCGGCCGGAAGGTCGTCGTCGAGGCGACGGTCTACGCCGCGGGGACGGCCACCGCGCGCGGGGAGGTGACGGCGGTGCAGATGCCGGAGGAGTTCCTCAGATAAAGTACATCACGTTGCGGCGACGGCGCTCGGCCGCGTCGTCCTCCTCCCGCACCAGGTCCGCCAGGGTCCAGCGGGAAAGGACTTCCGCCGCCGCGCGCGACGCCTCGGCCACCATGCGGCCCACCGCGGCCGACGGCTCCCTTCCGGGGGCTCGGGGGGAGGCCTTCTTCCCCTCCCCGGCCGCGAGCGGCCCTTCGAACGCCTCGATGATCTCGCCGCCGCGGATCGTCTCCGGGGGGCGGGCGAGGAGATAGCCGCCGCCGACGCCGCGCCGGCTCGACAGGATCCCGGCCTTTTTCAGGTCGAGCAGGATCAGCTCGAGGAACTTCTTCGGGATGCCGTTCTTCTCCGCGAGTTCCCGGATCTGGAAAGTGGTCCCTTCCGGGAACCGCGCGACGTGGATCAGCGCGCGGAAAGCGTACTCGGTCTTCTTCGACAGGCGCATACCTTCTATTTACCCCATCGCCCCCGGCGCGTCCATCGGGGATTGCCCCGCGATCCTTGACCTGGCTCGAAAGCGGAACGTACACTGGATCCGGATTCTCACGGGGACGGGAGGGGCCCATGGCGCTGATCGGGGAGGTGTTCGTCGCCGACATCCTGGGAAAGACCGTGCTCGATCCGAGAGGGGAGGAGATCGGGAAGGTCCGCGACATCGCCGTCGAGGCGGGGCTCCGGTTTCCCAAGGCGGTCGGCCTGTCGCTCGAGAAGAAGAAGGCGAAATGCTACCTCCCGTGGGAGGACCTCGCGATCTTCAACCGCCGGATCATCTCGTCGCGGAAGACGGAAGCCGAGCTCCCCGAGAACGGCGGCGAGAAGGACCACCTGTTCATCGTCCGGGACATCCTCGACAAGCAGATCGTGGACATCAACGGGGCGAAGGTCGTCCGGGTCAACGACGTGAAGCTCACCGAGGAGGGAGGCGCTGCCTACGTCACCGACGTGGACGTCGGGATGCGCGGCATCCTGCGGCGGCTCGGGATCGAGCGCCGGGGCGACGCCTTCTTCGAGACGATCCGCCACCCGCTGCGCCACCAGCTCATCTCCTGGCAGTTCCTCCAGCCGCTGGAGCCGAAGCTGGACCGGCTCGCGCTGTCGGTGTCGCGCGAGGCCGTCTCGGACCTGCACCCCGCGGACATCGCCCAGATCATGAGCGACCTGCCGCCCGAGGAGCGGCAG
This DNA window, taken from Thermodesulfobacteriota bacterium, encodes the following:
- a CDS encoding PaaI family thioesterase is translated as MTEEAFQDYYPDNVAHCYGCGRLNGHGHRIRTRWEGDETVTRFRPEPYHTAIPGYVYGGLIASLIDCHCTGTAAAAMYRAEGRGMGTEPSFRFVTGSLRVDYLKPTPLSAELEIRGRVKEIRGRKVVVEATVYAAGTATARGEVTAVQMPEEFLR
- a CDS encoding Rrf2 family transcriptional regulator produces the protein MRLSKKTEYAFRALIHVARFPEGTTFQIRELAEKNGIPKKFLELILLDLKKAGILSSRRGVGGGYLLARPPETIRGGEIIEAFEGPLAAGEGKKASPRAPGREPSAAVGRMVAEASRAAAEVLSRWTLADLVREEDDAAERRRRNVMYFI
- a CDS encoding PRC-barrel domain-containing protein, translating into MALIGEVFVADILGKTVLDPRGEEIGKVRDIAVEAGLRFPKAVGLSLEKKKAKCYLPWEDLAIFNRRIISSRKTEAELPENGGEKDHLFIVRDILDKQIVDINGAKVVRVNDVKLTEEGGAAYVTDVDVGMRGILRRLGIERRGDAFFETIRHPLRHQLISWQFLQPLEPKLDRLALSVSREAVSDLHPADIAQIMSDLPPEERQEFFEKLDTETAAEALHELEPEIQADLITEMDKEQAADIIEQMPPDEAADVIADLPSEKAQELLQL